Proteins from a single region of Streptomyces glaucescens:
- a CDS encoding homoserine dehydrogenase yields the protein MMRTRPLKVALLGCGVVGSEVARIMTTHADDLAARIGAPVELAGVAVRRPDRVRAGIDPALVTTDATALVKRGDIDVVVEVIGGIEPARTLITTAFEHGASVVSANKALLAQDGAALHAAAEEQGKDLYYEAAVAGAIPLIRPLRESLAGDKVNRVLGIVNGTTNFILDKMDSTGAGYQEALDEATALGYAEADPTADVEGFDAAAKAAILAGIAFHTRVRLDDVYREGMTEVTAADFASAKEMGCTIKLLAICERAADGESVTARVHPAMIPLTHPLASVRGAYNAVFVESDASGQLMFYGPGAGGAPTASAVLGDLVAVCRNRLSGTTGPGESAYAALRVSPMGEVVTRYHISLDVADKPGVLAQVATVFAEHGVSIDTVRQQGKDGEASLVVVTHRASDAALNGTVEALRKLDTVRGVASIMRVEGE from the coding sequence ATGATGCGTACGCGTCCGCTGAAGGTGGCGCTGCTGGGCTGTGGAGTGGTCGGCTCAGAGGTGGCGCGCATCATGACGACGCACGCCGACGACCTCGCCGCCCGCATCGGCGCGCCGGTGGAACTCGCGGGTGTCGCCGTCCGGCGGCCCGACCGGGTGCGTGCGGGCATCGACCCCGCCCTCGTCACCACCGACGCCACCGCCCTCGTCAAACGCGGCGACATCGACGTCGTCGTCGAGGTCATCGGCGGCATCGAGCCCGCCCGCACCCTCATCACCACCGCCTTCGAGCACGGGGCGTCCGTGGTCTCCGCCAACAAGGCGCTGCTCGCCCAGGACGGCGCCGCCCTGCACGCCGCCGCCGAGGAGCAGGGCAAGGACCTCTACTACGAGGCCGCCGTCGCCGGTGCCATCCCGCTGATCCGCCCGCTGCGCGAGTCGCTGGCCGGCGACAAGGTCAACCGGGTGCTCGGCATCGTCAACGGGACCACCAACTTCATCCTCGACAAGATGGACTCGACCGGGGCCGGCTACCAGGAGGCGCTCGACGAGGCCACCGCGCTCGGGTACGCCGAGGCCGACCCGACCGCCGACGTCGAGGGCTTCGACGCCGCCGCCAAGGCCGCGATCCTGGCCGGCATCGCCTTCCACACGCGGGTGCGCCTCGACGACGTCTACCGCGAGGGCATGACCGAGGTGACGGCCGCCGACTTCGCCTCCGCCAAGGAGATGGGCTGCACCATCAAGCTGCTCGCCATCTGCGAGCGGGCCGCCGACGGCGAGTCCGTCACCGCGCGCGTGCACCCGGCGATGATTCCGCTGACCCACCCGCTCGCCTCCGTGCGCGGCGCGTACAACGCGGTCTTCGTCGAGTCGGACGCCTCCGGCCAGCTGATGTTCTACGGCCCCGGCGCGGGCGGCGCGCCCACCGCCTCCGCCGTCCTCGGCGACCTCGTCGCCGTCTGCCGCAACCGGCTCAGCGGGACGACCGGACCGGGCGAGTCCGCCTACGCCGCGCTGCGCGTCTCGCCCATGGGCGAGGTCGTCACCCGGTACCACATCAGCCTCGACGTGGCCGACAAACCGGGTGTGCTCGCCCAGGTGGCGACGGTCTTCGCCGAGCACGGTGTCTCGATCGACACCGTCCGCCAGCAGGGCAAGGACGGCGAGGCGTCCCTCGTCGTCGTCACCCACCGCGCGTCCGACGCCGCCCTCAACGGCACCGTCGAGGCGCTGCGCAAGCTCGACACCGTGCGCGGTGTCGCCAGCATCATGCGGGTTGAAGGAGAGTAA
- the thrC gene encoding threonine synthase, with protein sequence MTHQWRGIIEEYRDRLPVSDTTPVVTLREGGTPLVPAQVLSERTGCEVHLKVEGANPTGSFKDRGMTMAITRAKEEGAKAVICASTGNTSASAAAYAVRAGMVSAVLVPQGKIALGKMGQALVHGAKILQVDGNFDDCLTLARELSDNYPVALVNSVNPVRIEGQKTAAFEIVDMLGDAPDVHVLPVGNAGNITAYWKGYKEYAADGVSSRTPRMWGFQASGSAPIVRGEVVKDPSTIATAIRIGNPASWQHALNARDESGGLIDEVTDREILRAYRLLAAQEGVFVEPASAASVAGLLKAAEQGKVDPGQRIVCTVTGNGLKDPDWAVAGAPQPVTVPVDAATAAERLGLV encoded by the coding sequence ATGACCCACCAGTGGCGCGGAATCATCGAGGAGTACCGGGACCGGCTGCCCGTCTCCGACACCACGCCGGTCGTGACGCTCCGCGAGGGCGGCACGCCGCTCGTGCCCGCGCAGGTGCTCTCCGAGCGCACGGGCTGCGAGGTCCACCTCAAGGTGGAGGGCGCGAACCCCACCGGGTCCTTCAAGGACCGTGGCATGACCATGGCCATCACTCGGGCCAAGGAGGAGGGCGCGAAGGCGGTCATCTGCGCCTCCACCGGCAACACGTCGGCGAGTGCCGCCGCGTACGCCGTGCGCGCCGGTATGGTTTCGGCCGTGCTCGTCCCGCAGGGCAAGATCGCGCTCGGCAAGATGGGCCAGGCCCTGGTGCACGGCGCGAAGATCCTCCAGGTCGACGGCAACTTCGACGACTGCCTGACCCTCGCCCGCGAGCTGAGCGACAACTACCCGGTCGCGCTGGTCAATTCGGTCAATCCGGTGCGTATCGAGGGCCAGAAGACCGCCGCCTTCGAGATCGTCGACATGCTCGGCGACGCGCCCGACGTCCACGTCCTGCCGGTCGGCAACGCGGGCAACATCACCGCCTACTGGAAGGGCTACAAGGAGTACGCCGCCGACGGCGTGTCGTCCCGTACGCCCCGGATGTGGGGCTTCCAGGCCTCGGGCTCCGCGCCCATCGTGCGCGGCGAGGTGGTCAAGGACCCGTCGACCATCGCCACCGCCATCCGGATCGGCAACCCCGCCTCCTGGCAGCACGCGCTGAACGCCCGGGACGAGTCCGGCGGCCTCATCGACGAGGTGACGGACCGTGAGATCCTGCGCGCCTACCGGCTGTTGGCCGCCCAGGAGGGCGTCTTCGTGGAGCCCGCCTCCGCCGCGTCGGTGGCCGGTCTGCTCAAGGCCGCCGAGCAGGGCAAGGTCGACCCCGGCCAGCGGATCGTCTGCACCGTCACCGGCAACGGCCTGAAGGACCCGGACTGGGCCGTCGCCGGCGCCCCGCAGCCCGTGACCGTCCCGGTCGACGCGGCGACGGCGGCCGAGCGGCTGGGCCTGGTCTGA
- the thrB gene encoding homoserine kinase, whose amino-acid sequence MAGPAFRAAAVRVRVPATSANLGPGFDALGLALGLYDDVVVRVADSGLHIDIAGEGSETLPRDEKHLLVRSLRAAFDVLGGQPRGLEIVCANRIPHGRGLGSSSAAICAGIVAARAVTIGGEARLDDTALLELATEIEGHPDNVAACLLGGFTLSWMENGAARAIRMDPSDSIVPVVFVPGKPVLTETARGLLPRTVPHVDAAVNAGRAALLVEALTRRPELLLPATEDRLHQEYRAPAMPESAALVERLRADGIPAVISGAGPTVMALADAGTADKVEALAGADWAANRLALDLRGASVLPLATGGVNGAGGAN is encoded by the coding sequence ATGGCCGGTCCAGCGTTCCGCGCCGCCGCCGTCCGGGTGCGCGTCCCCGCCACCAGCGCCAACCTCGGCCCGGGCTTCGACGCCCTCGGCCTCGCGCTGGGTCTGTACGACGACGTGGTCGTCCGGGTGGCCGACTCCGGGCTGCACATCGACATCGCGGGTGAGGGCAGCGAGACGCTGCCCCGCGACGAGAAGCACCTGCTCGTGCGCTCCCTGCGCGCCGCCTTCGACGTCCTCGGCGGGCAGCCGCGCGGCCTGGAGATCGTCTGCGCCAACCGCATCCCGCACGGCCGCGGCCTGGGCTCCTCCTCCGCCGCCATCTGCGCCGGCATCGTCGCCGCGCGCGCCGTGACGATAGGCGGCGAGGCCAGGCTCGACGACACCGCACTGCTGGAGCTGGCCACCGAGATCGAGGGCCACCCCGACAACGTCGCGGCCTGCCTGCTCGGCGGCTTCACCCTGTCCTGGATGGAGAACGGCGCCGCCCGGGCCATCAGGATGGACCCCTCGGATTCCATCGTTCCGGTGGTTTTCGTGCCCGGGAAGCCGGTCCTGACCGAGACCGCGCGCGGTCTGCTCCCGCGCACCGTGCCGCACGTCGACGCCGCCGTCAACGCGGGCCGCGCCGCCCTGCTCGTCGAGGCCCTGACCAGGCGTCCCGAGCTGCTGCTGCCCGCCACCGAGGACCGGCTGCACCAGGAGTACCGGGCCCCCGCCATGCCGGAGAGCGCGGCGCTGGTGGAGCGGCTGCGGGCCGACGGGATCCCCGCGGTGATCTCCGGTGCGGGCCCCACCGTGATGGCCCTCGCCGACGCCGGCACCGCCGACAAGGTGGAAGCGCTGGCCGGCGCGGACTGGGCGGCGAACCGTCTCGCCCTCGACCTGCGGGGAGCGAGCGTCCTGCCGCTCGCGACCGGCGGAGTGAACGGCGCGGGCGGCGCGAACTGA
- the rho gene encoding transcription termination factor Rho codes for MSDTTDLMGARVEETAAAPATDASAPATGAGSRRRRGTGLEGMVLAELQQVASGLGIRGTARMRKSQLIEVIKEAQAAGGAPAKAETATETKPKRRATSKARTGEESAVKKADKADAPAEKAVAQQQIEIPGQPSPKASAPAETAAEEAPAERRRRRATADAGAPAAAPETVAAEAKSEPKAETPAQQPQQGDARGDAGEGGEGRRRDRRERGRDRDRDRRKGDDQQGQGGQRQQSQQQGGGRQDRDRQQDDDDFEGGRRGRRGRYRDRRGRRGRDDIASSEPQIAEDDVLIPVAGILDILDNYAFIRTSGYLPGPNDVYVSLAQVRKNGLRKGDHVTGAVRQPKEGERREKFNALVRLDSVNGMAPEHGRGRPEFNKLTPLYPQDRLRLETDPGVLTTRIIDLVSPIGKGQRGLIVAPPKTGKTMIMQAIANAITHNNPECHLMVVLVDERPEEVTDMQRSVKGEVISSTFDRPAEDHTTVAELAIERAKRLVELGHDVVVLLDSITRLGRAYNLAAPASGRILSGGVDSTALYPPKRFFGAARNIEDGGSLTILATALVDTGSRMDEVIFEEFKGTGNMELKLDRKLADKRIFPAVDVDASGTRKEEILLGAEELGIVWKLRRVLHALDQQQAIELLLDKMKQTKSNVEFLMQIQKTTPAPGNGD; via the coding sequence GTGAGCGACACCACCGATCTGATGGGCGCACGTGTCGAGGAGACCGCTGCCGCGCCCGCCACGGACGCCTCCGCGCCTGCCACCGGTGCCGGCTCCCGGCGGCGCCGCGGTACCGGCCTCGAGGGCATGGTGCTGGCCGAGCTGCAGCAGGTCGCATCCGGCCTCGGCATCAGGGGCACCGCGCGGATGCGCAAGAGCCAGCTGATCGAGGTCATCAAGGAGGCGCAGGCCGCCGGGGGAGCCCCCGCCAAGGCCGAGACCGCCACCGAGACCAAGCCGAAGCGCCGCGCCACCTCCAAGGCCCGTACGGGTGAGGAGTCCGCGGTGAAGAAGGCGGACAAGGCCGACGCGCCGGCCGAGAAGGCCGTGGCGCAGCAGCAGATCGAGATCCCCGGCCAGCCCTCGCCCAAGGCCTCCGCCCCGGCCGAGACCGCCGCCGAGGAGGCCCCGGCCGAGCGCCGCCGCCGCCGCGCCACCGCTGACGCGGGCGCCCCGGCCGCCGCGCCGGAGACCGTCGCCGCCGAGGCGAAGAGCGAGCCGAAGGCCGAGACGCCCGCGCAGCAGCCGCAGCAGGGCGACGCCAGGGGTGACGCCGGTGAGGGCGGCGAGGGCCGCCGCCGCGACCGCCGCGAGCGCGGCCGGGACCGCGACCGCGACCGCCGCAAGGGCGACGACCAGCAGGGCCAGGGCGGCCAGCGCCAGCAGAGCCAGCAGCAGGGCGGCGGGCGCCAGGACCGCGACCGCCAGCAGGACGACGACGACTTCGAGGGCGGCCGCCGCGGCCGTCGCGGCCGCTACCGCGACCGCCGGGGCCGTCGCGGGCGCGACGACATCGCCTCCTCCGAGCCGCAGATCGCCGAGGACGACGTCCTGATCCCCGTCGCGGGCATCCTCGACATCCTCGACAACTACGCGTTCATCCGCACCTCCGGCTACCTGCCGGGCCCGAACGACGTGTACGTGTCCCTCGCCCAGGTCCGCAAGAACGGCCTGCGCAAGGGTGACCACGTCACCGGCGCGGTCCGCCAGCCCAAGGAAGGCGAGCGGCGCGAGAAGTTCAACGCGCTCGTGCGGCTCGACTCCGTCAACGGCATGGCGCCCGAACACGGCCGCGGCCGCCCGGAGTTCAACAAGCTGACGCCGCTGTACCCGCAGGACCGGCTCCGGCTGGAGACCGACCCGGGCGTGCTCACCACCCGGATCATCGACCTGGTCTCGCCGATCGGCAAGGGCCAGCGCGGTCTGATCGTGGCCCCGCCGAAGACCGGCAAAACCATGATCATGCAGGCGATCGCCAACGCGATCACGCACAACAACCCCGAGTGCCACCTGATGGTCGTCCTCGTCGACGAGCGTCCGGAAGAGGTCACCGACATGCAGCGGTCGGTCAAGGGCGAGGTCATCTCCTCGACCTTCGACCGTCCGGCCGAGGACCACACCACGGTCGCCGAGCTGGCCATCGAGCGCGCCAAGCGGCTCGTGGAGCTGGGTCACGACGTGGTCGTGCTGCTCGACTCGATCACCCGTCTGGGCCGTGCGTACAACCTCGCCGCCCCGGCCTCCGGCCGCATCCTGTCCGGTGGTGTCGACTCCACCGCGCTGTACCCGCCGAAGCGGTTCTTCGGCGCGGCGCGGAACATCGAGGACGGCGGTTCGCTGACGATCCTCGCCACCGCGCTGGTGGACACCGGGTCCCGCATGGACGAGGTGATCTTCGAGGAGTTCAAGGGCACCGGCAACATGGAGCTCAAGCTCGACCGGAAGCTCGCCGACAAGCGCATCTTCCCGGCGGTGGACGTGGACGCGTCCGGTACCCGCAAGGAGGAGATCCTGCTCGGTGCCGAGGAGCTGGGCATCGTCTGGAAGCTGCGGCGGGTGCTGCACGCGCTCGACCAGCAGCAGGCGATCGAGCTGCTCCTCGACAAGATGAAGCAGACGAAGTCGAACGTCGAGTTCCTGATGCAGATCCAGAAGACGACGCCGGCTCCGGGCAACGGCGACTAG
- a CDS encoding trypsin-like serine protease has translation MGIPGGTSLHRRRIRIALPFCGAGVAAVLAATLLTTSAEAATPLPRPAVTPATSSAPAAELERRVATAVAGDDTAGAGPARSSYSAGSTAPAADAKIIGGTTTTITSAPWMAQLWYGDDKGTADTSDDTGFFCGGAVVAPTKILTAAHCVAGYDWHRHGAVITGTAQLPAVDDQGYITDLHGGSIAGVWRQWSNPSYRPSTIDADIAVLTLPYAVKATPIRMTTSGDTASYAPGTSAKVYGWGRTSSTHDNLSETLKTATLPIQSDTACAQAWGTNFIKGHMVCAGNPATGSDTGTTTACNGDSGGPLVVNNRIVGVVSWGVEDCVAKGAYGVFTKVATYVGVTYPRVDDTDINGDHRADLWLRTAATDTGYSRYSRGTSFAAGENWGNWAGVNLVLQTDLDRDGYQDLVYRRSSDGDVFWAHYVYSSNTWVTRLIADNWKTRTRIVAPGDVTGDYLPDLISVDSAGALWIYPGKGNGTFAARVQFGSGWNQYNQLRGHGDFTGDGRADLIARNASNGYVYLYKGLGKTSGGAFAPRVKIATWSSATYNAITAVGDVSGDGRADLLARTPGGALYLYRGTGKATGGTFTARISMGTYFKQYDILG, from the coding sequence ATGGGCATCCCAGGGGGGACTTCCTTGCACAGACGCCGTATACGCATCGCCCTGCCGTTCTGCGGGGCGGGTGTGGCCGCCGTTCTCGCCGCCACGCTGCTGACCACCTCCGCCGAGGCGGCGACGCCGCTGCCGCGGCCCGCCGTCACACCGGCCACCAGCTCAGCGCCGGCCGCCGAGCTGGAGCGCCGGGTCGCCACCGCGGTCGCCGGCGACGACACGGCCGGCGCGGGCCCGGCCCGCTCGTCGTACAGCGCGGGCAGCACCGCTCCCGCCGCCGACGCGAAGATCATCGGCGGTACGACCACGACCATCACCTCCGCGCCCTGGATGGCGCAGCTCTGGTACGGCGACGACAAGGGCACCGCCGACACCTCCGACGACACCGGCTTCTTCTGCGGGGGAGCGGTCGTCGCGCCGACGAAGATCCTCACCGCCGCGCACTGCGTCGCCGGCTACGACTGGCACCGCCACGGCGCGGTCATCACCGGCACCGCCCAGCTCCCGGCCGTAGACGACCAGGGCTACATCACGGACCTGCACGGCGGCAGCATCGCCGGTGTCTGGCGGCAGTGGAGCAACCCGTCCTACCGGCCGTCGACCATCGACGCCGACATCGCGGTCCTCACCCTGCCGTACGCCGTGAAGGCGACCCCCATCCGGATGACGACGTCCGGGGACACCGCCTCGTACGCCCCCGGGACCAGCGCCAAGGTCTACGGCTGGGGCCGCACCAGCTCCACCCACGACAACCTCTCCGAGACGCTGAAGACGGCCACGCTGCCCATCCAGTCGGACACCGCCTGCGCGCAGGCCTGGGGCACCAACTTCATCAAGGGCCACATGGTGTGCGCGGGCAACCCCGCCACCGGCAGCGACACCGGCACGACCACCGCGTGCAACGGTGACTCCGGCGGCCCCCTGGTGGTGAACAACCGGATCGTCGGCGTCGTCTCGTGGGGCGTCGAGGACTGCGTCGCCAAGGGCGCCTACGGCGTCTTCACCAAGGTCGCCACCTACGTCGGCGTCACCTACCCGCGCGTGGACGACACCGACATCAACGGCGACCACCGGGCCGACCTGTGGCTGCGCACCGCCGCCACGGACACCGGCTACTCCCGCTACTCCCGGGGCACGTCGTTCGCGGCCGGCGAGAACTGGGGCAACTGGGCCGGCGTGAACCTGGTCCTCCAGACCGACCTGGACCGTGACGGCTACCAGGACCTCGTCTACCGCCGCAGCAGCGACGGCGACGTCTTCTGGGCCCACTACGTGTACTCCAGCAACACCTGGGTCACCCGGCTGATCGCCGACAACTGGAAGACCCGCACCCGGATCGTCGCCCCGGGCGACGTCACCGGTGACTACCTGCCCGACCTGATCTCGGTCGACTCGGCGGGCGCGCTGTGGATCTACCCGGGCAAGGGCAACGGCACCTTCGCCGCCCGGGTGCAGTTCGGCTCGGGCTGGAACCAGTACAACCAGCTGCGCGGCCACGGCGACTTCACCGGCGACGGCCGGGCCGACCTGATCGCCCGCAACGCGAGCAACGGCTACGTCTACCTGTACAAGGGCCTGGGCAAGACGAGCGGCGGAGCGTTCGCCCCCCGGGTCAAGATCGCCACCTGGAGCAGCGCCACCTACAACGCCATCACCGCCGTCGGTGACGTGAGCGGCGACGGCCGCGCCGACCTCCTGGCCCGCACCCCCGGCGGCGCGCTCTACCTCTACCGGGGCACCGGGAAGGCCACGGGCGGGACCTTCACCGCGAGGATCTCCATGGGGACGTACTTCAAGCAGTACGACATCCTCGGCTGA
- a CDS encoding LCP family protein — protein MSAQSTPGPGTAGEPGGSGPRRRAGDRRPKPRGRHRKGLLVAAWTAAGIVVLGGTGVGYVYVKLNGNLDSVDIDQVLGTDRPSRTDNGSRNILVLGSDSRSGRNGRLGGGTDDGGARADTAMIVHVHEGHRRASVVSVPRDTIVDRPACTDTGGGSHPAASGVMFNSAYSTGGAACAVKTVESLTGIRMDHYLEIDFSGFQRLVDELGGVEVTTTRDIEDPDSHLYLEAGRHRLTGEQALGLVRTRHGVGDGSDLGRIQLQQAFLKALLEQVRDVDLLGDPKKLYDLADTATRTVTTDSALGSVNSLMSFASGLKDIDVSGMTMITMPVVYDAADPNRVLPVKSKADQVWTALRNDRPIPRSVTEDTATGEARGVVR, from the coding sequence ATGTCCGCCCAGAGCACGCCGGGACCCGGCACAGCGGGCGAGCCCGGTGGGAGCGGCCCGCGCCGCCGGGCCGGGGACCGCCGTCCGAAGCCCCGCGGCCGGCACCGCAAGGGGCTGCTCGTCGCGGCCTGGACCGCGGCGGGCATCGTCGTCCTCGGCGGCACCGGCGTCGGGTACGTCTACGTCAAGCTCAACGGCAACCTCGACAGCGTCGACATCGACCAGGTCCTCGGCACCGACCGTCCCAGCAGGACGGACAACGGCTCGCGGAACATCCTGGTCCTCGGCTCGGACAGCCGCTCCGGCCGCAACGGGCGGCTCGGCGGCGGCACCGACGACGGCGGCGCCCGCGCCGACACGGCCATGATCGTGCACGTCCACGAGGGCCACCGCAGGGCCAGCGTGGTCTCCGTCCCGCGGGACACCATCGTCGACCGGCCCGCCTGCACCGACACCGGTGGCGGCAGCCACCCGGCGGCGTCCGGCGTGATGTTCAACTCCGCGTACTCCACCGGCGGCGCCGCCTGCGCGGTCAAGACCGTCGAGTCGCTGACCGGCATCCGCATGGACCACTACCTGGAGATCGACTTCTCCGGCTTCCAGCGGCTCGTCGACGAGCTGGGCGGCGTAGAGGTCACCACCACCCGGGACATCGAGGACCCCGACAGCCACCTGTACCTGGAGGCCGGCCGGCACCGGCTGACCGGCGAGCAGGCGCTCGGCCTGGTCCGCACCCGGCACGGCGTCGGTGACGGCTCCGACCTCGGCCGCATCCAGCTTCAGCAGGCGTTCCTCAAGGCCCTGCTGGAGCAGGTGCGGGACGTCGACCTCCTCGGCGACCCGAAGAAGCTGTACGACCTCGCCGACACCGCGACGAGGACCGTGACCACCGACTCCGCCCTGGGCTCGGTGAACTCCCTGATGTCCTTCGCGAGCGGCCTGAAGGACATCGACGTATCCGGCATGACCATGATCACCATGCCGGTCGTCTACGATGCCGCCGACCCCAACCGCGTCCTCCCGGTGAAGTCCAAGGCCGACCAGGTCTGGACGGCCCTGAGGAACGACCGCCCCATCCCCCGGTCCGTCACCGAGGACACGGCCACCGGCGAGGCCAGGGGCGT